The following are encoded in a window of Halosimplex halophilum genomic DNA:
- a CDS encoding cupin domain-containing protein, which yields MQVEAHSANETVEVTDGVHLTQLAVGERMSMQHVHIEPGAVVPEHSHEHEQVGYITSGSGVFVVDGEEFPVSSGDSYHLASEEPHSVEATGDEPLDGIDVFAPPRANPDWMD from the coding sequence ATGCAGGTCGAAGCACACTCGGCGAACGAGACGGTCGAAGTCACCGACGGCGTCCACCTCACACAGCTCGCGGTCGGCGAGCGGATGAGCATGCAACACGTCCACATCGAGCCGGGGGCGGTCGTTCCGGAGCACAGCCACGAACACGAGCAGGTCGGCTACATCACGAGCGGGTCGGGCGTGTTCGTCGTCGACGGCGAGGAGTTCCCCGTCAGCTCCGGCGACTCCTACCACCTCGCGAGCGAGGAACCCCACAGCGTCGAGGCGACCGGCGACGAGCCGCTGGACGGGATCGACGTGTTCGCGCCGCCGCGGGCGAACCCCGACTGGATGGACTAG
- a CDS encoding metal ABC transporter permease: protein MAGTTLATASEPLVAAGATGLRDWFLDDAYGAAMRVLAEALGVEILASPFMQRAYLAAVCVAVICPVVGSFLVHREMGLIGDTLAHTAFAGVALGLFVNAAFELSVSPLLSALVVAVIAAVLVQTLVERLGLYTDTSLAMVLTGGFALGSVLVTATDGGIAVGIDAYLFGSLATVSRGNVGVLLALTVLVVAVVAVAYRPLLYATFDETAARAAGIGVTRYNYVLVVLTAVVVVGAMQIMGVILVAALLVVPVATASAVRGFRRSLVAAVLAAQVATIAGATLSYLFGVAAGGTIVLVALGCYVASRVVALAWSRVADVWRRTARAV from the coding sequence ATGGCCGGAACGACACTCGCGACCGCGTCCGAACCGCTGGTCGCCGCGGGGGCGACGGGGCTGCGCGACTGGTTCCTCGACGACGCCTACGGCGCGGCGATGCGCGTGCTGGCCGAGGCGCTCGGCGTCGAGATCCTCGCGTCGCCGTTCATGCAGCGGGCGTACCTCGCGGCGGTCTGCGTCGCGGTGATCTGCCCGGTCGTCGGGAGCTTCCTCGTCCACCGGGAGATGGGGCTGATCGGCGACACGCTGGCCCACACGGCGTTCGCGGGCGTGGCGCTCGGGCTGTTCGTCAACGCCGCCTTCGAGCTGTCGGTCTCGCCGCTGCTCTCGGCGCTGGTCGTCGCCGTCATCGCGGCGGTCCTCGTCCAGACGCTGGTCGAGCGGCTGGGCCTGTACACCGACACCTCGCTGGCGATGGTGCTGACCGGCGGGTTCGCGCTGGGCAGCGTCCTCGTGACCGCCACCGACGGCGGCATCGCGGTCGGCATCGACGCCTACCTCTTCGGGTCGCTCGCCACCGTCTCCCGGGGGAACGTCGGCGTGCTCCTCGCGCTGACGGTGCTCGTGGTGGCGGTCGTCGCCGTCGCCTACCGACCGCTCCTGTACGCGACCTTCGACGAGACGGCCGCCCGCGCGGCCGGGATCGGGGTGACCCGCTACAACTACGTCCTGGTCGTGCTGACCGCCGTCGTGGTGGTCGGCGCGATGCAGATCATGGGCGTGATCCTCGTCGCCGCACTCCTCGTCGTCCCCGTCGCGACGGCGAGCGCGGTCCGCGGGTTCCGGCGCTCGCTGGTCGCGGCCGTCCTGGCGGCCCAGGTCGCGACGATCGCCGGCGCGACGCTGTCGTACCTGTTCGGCGTCGCCGCCGGCGGGACGATCGTCCTCGTCGCGCTCGGCTGCTACGTGGCGAGCCGGGTGGTCGCGCTCGCCTGGAGCCGCGTCGCCGACGTATGGCGGCGCACCGCTCGCGCGGTCTAG
- a CDS encoding metal ABC transporter ATP-binding protein gives MTVIEADDLTFGYGDRPVLDGVSLTVEPGAFLGLVGPNGSGKTTLLELLIGLRRPDAGRVRLFGSPAHECADGERVGYVAQDTAGTGDAMPVTVAEAVRMGRYPRRLRGRFDADDRRAVADAMERVGIADLAERRVGRLSGGQRQRVFIARALAAEADLLALDEPTVGVDAESRSAFYDLLDSLNDDGLTVVLVEHDIGVVTAHATEIACLNRRLYFHGDPETFVETDALAEAYGTDHRVVAHGH, from the coding sequence ATGACCGTCATCGAAGCCGACGACCTCACGTTCGGGTACGGCGACCGGCCGGTCCTCGACGGGGTCTCGCTGACCGTCGAGCCCGGCGCGTTCCTCGGCCTGGTCGGCCCGAACGGGTCGGGCAAGACGACGCTGCTGGAGCTGCTGATCGGCCTGCGTCGGCCCGACGCCGGGCGGGTGCGGCTGTTCGGCTCGCCGGCCCACGAGTGCGCCGACGGCGAGCGCGTCGGGTACGTCGCACAGGACACCGCGGGGACGGGGGACGCGATGCCCGTGACCGTCGCGGAGGCGGTGCGGATGGGGCGGTACCCCCGGCGGCTCCGCGGGCGGTTCGACGCCGACGACCGTCGAGCCGTCGCGGACGCCATGGAGCGGGTGGGGATCGCCGACCTCGCCGAGCGGCGGGTCGGCCGGCTCTCCGGCGGGCAGCGCCAGCGGGTGTTCATCGCGCGGGCGCTGGCGGCCGAGGCGGACCTGCTCGCGCTGGACGAGCCGACCGTCGGCGTCGACGCCGAGTCGCGGTCGGCGTTCTACGACCTGCTCGACTCGCTGAACGACGACGGGCTGACGGTCGTGCTCGTCGAGCACGACATCGGCGTCGTGACCGCTCACGCCACCGAGATCGCCTGCCTCAACCGGCGGCTGTACTTCCACGGCGACCCCGAGACCTTCGTCGAGACCGACGCGCTCGCCGAGGCCTACGGGACCGACCACCGCGTCGTCGCACACGGGCACTGA
- the engB gene encoding GTP-binding protein EngB: MFESRPDRDAEVVLVGRSNVGKSTLMRELTGHTFDTGQRPGVTRSPNHFDWAAEDFVITDLPGFGFMEGVPEDVREQTKTDIVRYIESNADKILVAVLVVDGKAAIDIIDRHSGPDEVPYDVEMFHFLRDVDIPVVVAVNKMDKVDDRDERLNELCDRLGLYPPWKQWQNTIAPISAKRGSIEPMTEAVRHHLHEQERDDLFQFF; encoded by the coding sequence ATGTTCGAGTCACGCCCGGACCGGGACGCCGAGGTCGTCCTCGTCGGCCGGTCCAACGTCGGCAAGTCGACGCTCATGCGCGAGCTCACCGGCCACACCTTCGACACCGGCCAGCGCCCGGGCGTCACCCGCTCGCCCAACCACTTCGACTGGGCCGCCGAGGACTTCGTCATCACCGACCTCCCCGGCTTCGGCTTCATGGAGGGCGTCCCCGAGGACGTGCGCGAACAGACCAAGACCGACATCGTCCGCTACATCGAATCGAACGCCGACAAGATCCTGGTCGCCGTCCTCGTCGTCGACGGCAAGGCCGCAATCGACATCATCGACCGCCACTCCGGCCCCGACGAGGTGCCCTACGACGTGGAGATGTTCCACTTCCTCCGCGACGTGGACATCCCGGTCGTCGTCGCCGTCAACAAGATGGACAAGGTCGACGACCGCGACGAGCGGCTGAACGAGCTGTGCGACCGCCTCGGCCTCTATCCCCCCTGGAAGCAGTGGCAGAACACCATCGCTCCCATCTCCGCGAAACGGGGCTCCATCGAACCCATGACCGAGGCCGTCCGCCACCACCTCCACGAACAGGAACGGGACGACCTGTTCCAGTTCTTCTAA